The DNA region tggttggttggttggttggttggttggttggttggttggttggttggttggttggttggttggttggttggtcggtcggtcggtcggtcggtcggtcggtcggtcggtcggtcgatcgatcgatcgatcgatcgattgattgattgattgattgattgattgatcgatcgatcgattgattatttcgttgaatgattgatcgattgaatggtCAATTTTTgtgtgcaatataacttattttgtgtgtgatattgatcaattcactcatcgagttttaaaactatctctgtttctttccctggttactttgctctcagctatatctcagaccactagcagAGTGTTCGACTGAAAGAACAGAGGTGAagaagagtttcaatttggtgtttcttggcaaccgaaCGAAATTGTGTGATGTGAAGTCTTGAAgttactctccagaacccaaagttattaaaattataaaataccgttatttcctggagtggttttcccctttaatgaaaatattaaaccactacattttgtacgttggaacatagaccctccagcaGGAGGTGGAGGGTCGATGGttggaaagtacatgtataagtattCTGACTGAGTAGATGTTATTCTTTGGTGTTATGTTGTTCAACAAATTTGATACATACGCTTCACCCGTTCTATTTCTCCAGTGAATCGCAACAAAAGGTTTCCCGGAGCAAATATTCTTTTTAACAAGAAGAGCCAGTCTTCGGATATACTCAGCAGGTTTGAAGTACATATCTACGACTCGCAGAACTTCATCTTCGTTTGGTATTTGAAGATCATTGACTTGCAACGGTCCATTTATTCCAAGACAGGGAACGTTTTCTGCCGACCGAATCTGTTTATCGAGTTCCGTTTTGTTTCTACGTTTTTGGCTTGTATCTGGTAAATGAATCCCCCACAAATCAAGGAAGTCGGTCCTTGTTCGTTCGTATTGTTCTCTGTGGTGTTTTCTCATTACGGTGTTGCGTTGTGACAGTGTAAACTGTATAAGAAGTTCCATCGAGGCGTTACAGTCTTCCTTGTATGTCTGTGGAGAGACTAAACGAACAAGCTCGCGAAGTTTATCAACATCGAAAGTGTTTTTGAACGACCTCCATCCTCTCTCCCATCCTAGGATGTGATGATTATGAAAAGGTATCATGACAAGTGTTCTATTATGGGTTAATGCGTAGGCAATGTCTCGTCGAAAACTTAAGTAATTCCAGTTTGGACCACCCTCCCAAAAATGGACTGGAAAAAGGTATTGAGTTCTTTCAAGGACTGTATTGGCTTCGTGAGACCTCGAAGGTGCAATGCCAAagttttctgtattttcatcTCTGGTTACTGAAAGAATGGAAATCTGTTGGGAAAACATTAATGACAGTCGGGGTTAAAGGCAGATAATTTCCATCTTTTTAACTATTTTCTTTTAATCTTATATCCCTCTATAAAGGTATGAGCGATGACTAGGGTAACAGACTGCAAACCTGGTGGATTTTTTTAGGGGAGGGGTAAATGTATCTTTGCTACATTTAAGCCATGGCGTGGATTATTTCTGGTTGTACCAGCATTAATATACTAGCGCCATTGCCTGCTGTCATTTAATCTTCAttcatatatctatataatacGTGTGTCTAACAGCTGTACATATCCACTTCCAGTAAGGCACTTCATCACACAAATAACATGGAAATCGGTGATAATATATAGCAACGTTTTATGGTCAATTTGTCAACATAGCTGAGCGTCGACTACAACACTTCTTGTTTTTATAGTTAAcattaaataacattttctgtatgGTTCTAAGTAATACCTTTTAACAgtactagactgtcgacagtcgttcgtgccttgtTTGCTgcgtttcatctaaatcaaagtcgtcgcctcgctccgtagcaccgGATGCTAAtacgtactgataggaactgcgattgcCGAAGGCACGAACTGTAATTGCCGTGAGCTCCCGGCACTCGCTGAaatcagtacgcggttatagtattgctccggatcggagcgaggcaacgactttagttttagctaaaacgtagcaaaaaaggcatgaacgactgtCGAGAGTCTAAACAGTACCTGCAAGTGGGGTTGGTAGATTTggatttgttgtttcttttttatagatgggggggggggtgtcatgaCAACTTAATTTTTGAGTGATTTCGAATAAATATCCACTGAAACCTGAGATGAAAAGAATAAAGTGGCCACTCCCGGGATTCATTTTGGTCTGCTGGTTAAATGACCATAATCCCCTTCCGTCAAAGTCTACTGattcacctacattgtatttttaGCTGGATTTACAACACCTTGAAGCTAGAGCAAATTTTCGCTTGACAAGATCAAAATGGACTTCTATAATTGCTGTATTTACGAAGCCAAGAAACTTGACTACCTTGCTCAGCAATATTGATAGACTTCATAAAGATTTATTCGTTAGATGAAAACAGATAATTTATAATCTATTAATTGTGTTTCCAATCAAACCAATTGCAACACAAGCGAGGATTAAAACTCATATTGCAACTTGATATATAAATTCCATGTCAATGGTGGAAGTGTGTTTGCTTTGAATCAATCAGTAACACAAGTATAACGTTCCATGGAAATATTTCATCTACAGGTCATCATGTCTCATAAAAACCGTGTTTCTAATAGAAACccccaaatatatatatatatatatatatatatatatatatatatatatatatatatcattcaaCTTGTTGACATGCAGTtgtcaaacaaacacacaggcgcatacatacatacatacatacatacatacatacatacatacatacatacatacatacatacatacatacatacatacatacatacatacatacatacgacaCATAAATGCAGGcacacacaggcaggcaggcagacagacagacagacagacagacagacagacagacagacagattgctCAATCTTTATCATGACCGTTGAATTCAACAGTCAGTTTGCAGCTCAGACACTGTGATGCACAAACGttgaaattaaatcaaattcaAACTTCACCTCATCAGCTTGTTGTTTTCCGCCATCGTCATCTCCCAGGAATAGATCACTGAATGTAGAACTGTCTCCGTACGTGTCATTCTTCCATTCACTGCTGATAGAAATGTCCACGTTCTGCTCATACCTAGAATTGACGAGTCTCCTATGTAGGTAAAACAATTCCGGGAATGCCATCAGGAGCAGCGCTCCAAGGATCCATCTGAAACGCCGACTGGATATCATCGTCAGTACTGTATATAGCGACTGTGGTTCAATGTTTGCATGTCTGGTGATGTCAACGTTAGTCCATCGAAATGCTTGACAGTGATGAAACACCACGTCAAAACGCACGAACCATGTGTCCCTTTGTAGAAGCAATTTCTCACATTCAGTTTACACGTACCTATTTGAAGTAATTTGTTCCCTGCACTTAGTATGTATCACTGCAGCTGGATTAACCTGGATATATTTAGTATAGCATATACCCAGGTCAATTTCATTCCATTTAGTTGTCAGTGAATGGGATGTAGAATATGCAAAATCTGTTGTTTGGTATACAGATTTACGTACGATTTTAGTTGCAACAGCTGTTGATCTAAATGGTAGGTATATTGTACATACGTATGTCACAGCAGGTGCGGGGACGATTATCACATCAAATAAATATGATTTGATTATAATACTGTTaggtctgtatgtatgtatgtatgtatgtatgtatgtatgtatgtatgtatgtatgtatgtatgaatgtatgtatgtatgtatgtatgtatgtatgtatgtatgtatgtatgtatgtatgtatgtatgtatgtatgtatgaatgtatgtatgtatgtatgtatgtatgtatgtatgtatgtatgtatgtatgtatgtatgcctgcctgcctgcctgtctgtctgtctgtctgtctgtccatccgtccgtccgtccacctgtctgtctgtctgtctgtctgtctgtttgtctgcgtGTCTGTTTGATATGTAATAGTAATGTATTTTTCTCTCCAAGGAGGTTGATATCGTttcctaaaatatatatattatttcaaagtgtttgcCTGACTGCCTTGAATGAAAATATGTGCAGCGGGAGGTCGCCGTGGTAAACGGTAAACGATGACAGACATTCAGACAGTATACGAATAGTTTTCTCGCACACTACCAATGCTCCAACCTAGACTATTTAGCCCCCGGGGGTGCTATTACAATTGACCTGTCAATCCGTCTGTGCAAGTTTCCGTTGgtccacagggagctcaggctcatttgtttacaaatgcaaacaaacaaaacacaaacaaataaacaggtaaacaaaaaaaataaacaaataaaccgataaatgagtagatagatacatgaataaacaacaaacaaacaaacaaacaaacagacagacagacagacagacagagacagacagacagacagacagacagacagacagacagacagacagacagacaaacaaacaaacactacccccgggtctctccattggtgactattgcgggggtagtgtttgtttgtttgttttgaactCCCTGTGGTTGGtccataatacatgtacatcatttctcagacatgcaattcTTTCAAACCTCACACAAAGgtattctcgcaaaccagagctgttatttcttccgcctTACTGAGAAATAACGAGCGGCGCGTTCTTGACGGTGCcctaaaagaggccgtggttttgCGACGATGACACAAGGGCGTCGTATTATGTGGAACATATGCACGTCGGGGTTTttcgtttgtttttttaaatatatgcaaacatGACCGCCATCGGTCATATTTGTCgttaaaatcaacatttactgcataactaaaaGAAATGCAATACACAGACATTCCATTTAAAAGTGTGTTTCCCCATATTATCAGACGCAATATATGTTTGGAGACTTTGACCGTTGACCTACATGTAGACATTGATCTTCAGGGGTAAACATCAAACCAAGCCAATttctgcctatcacagacacattgtagtattgcCAAAGtcttttaaataatttttacaagtaatattgaaatacTAAAACTGGAATGTGTCGTCTTCTACTAAGACTTGTTCGTATTTTTTTCACCGTCTAGCAATATGATGGGCATACTCTGAAATACcacattgtttataaattatatgccTATTTTGCTGAAGGTATTGTATTTCTAGTTCGGAGTGATCTAGTGTATACCAGTTGACGTGCAGGTCTTTATTACTTTGGTAACACCGCGCGTATCTTTCCTTGATGACGAACTCCACCCTCGGGACCGTCCTCGGGACTAGACTTTATTTGGGCGATCTATAGCCCTTAAGGCTATCAATGATGTTGCTTAACTATAATTACTACTAGTCAAAAAGTGTTTTGTAACATACCATATCCATTGTGACTCCCGAAAAGTTTAGTCCAGGAACGATACTAAAGGTCGTTACAAAAGCAAAACAGAAATATGCACAAACTTGCTCCTTTCCTAATCGAATTAATTCTTTCCAAGCCATTTTCTGTGATAAGAGTGAAAAATTAGTTGACAAAAATGTGGAAAACCATGAGGTTCCTACAACTTTGACTATGGAGTGACTACAAAAATGCACATTTTGCAAACAATATAAGTATAAtgattttttattcaaaattatcaCAAAAGTCACGTTTTACAAATCATCAATGTCCTGTGCAAACACATTCAACGTAAAATATGTAAGTAACATATGGCAATATTGATGTTATTGCGGGACATGTAGTTGCCAAGCAAACTATCTTTCAAATGTGATATTTCGAATAAGTAAGCAATTTCGAGTATGTTGTATTGCCATTTCACATGTGCTTGAAGGCATTTCCCCTGCTGGTCTGCATTATTGAACAATCAACAACTTCAAGAATCTAAGAATCAATTCCAATGagaaatgatttttaaaaaccCGAGAACATTAGAGAAAATTGGTTTCTGTGCCCCTGTGCGATCtgaatgtaacattttatttcatgtaaaagAGGGGCATTGTATTGTATCACTGAAAGGTTTATAAAGCTGAAAGTTGAAAGTGTAATTTTAGTTCAAATAATAAGATAACCAGTTATAATTTATGATCAAACTTTGTCATCAGATTTTCTTTCTAAGGATGAATCCTATAGTTTACAATCTAATAATCTCAGGCCAGTTTCTTCGAATTCGGTGGCTGAGGGAGTAGGGTAGATTGATAGGGGGTCACCCTACTTTCGAATTTGGCAGTAGGGGTCGTCCTATTCTGAAAAGTTTGGATGGTGGGGGTCGTTGTATTTTGGATTGTAATGGAAGAAAAATCCATTTCTACAATAGCATGACATTGTGAATTATGGTATTTGTTCTGGTCCCCGTTTCTAACTATATTATTCAATATTACTTTATGTAGAGTGACATAactataactatacatatacatatacatatatatgtggtgacatatacatatacataatacatatacatatacatatacataatacatatacatatatatatatacatatacataatacatatacatatacatatacatatacatatacataatacatatacatatacatatacatatacatatacataatacatatacatatacatatacatatacataatacatatacatatacatatacatatacatatacataatacatatacatatacatatacatatacatatacataatacatatacatatacatatacatatacataatacataaacatatacatatacatgcataacCCACAACTACAGTTACAGAGTGTCGTGTAAACACTTGCCTGTTTCCCAATTAATCCTTCATATTTGGTGCGCTTGGGGCCAAAATTTGAAAGCTACATAAtagtaatcttcatagatagtttataaaaaaaaaggtAGTCTAAATTGTTTTACTCTtcagaatgaaaacaaaatccaTAAAAATTACCTTCAAGTAATGACACTTCCCAGCTCCCCTATCAATCATTCAGCCATTTATAGATGGACTGATGACCTTTactatataatgatgccatttagcTTTTAACACATTACAATCGTATTTGTAAAGAGTAGTTTCTAGTACTTGATGGGTGTCTTGCACAGTTTGAAAATTATTGTCTCTAAAAGGGTCCGTAATTGCCAGTTAAGAGTAAAACAACTTCCAGAGCTCCTTGgaaccccccaccaccaccacatacACAAGCGAGAGGTGTACATATCCCcatctcaagctttccccctccCCAAAAAAGATCTTTtgctgtcaagatgctattaagcCCTTTTTACAAAactatttcaaccctatgtaataGATAGTTAAATGATGGTGCTGTcttatactgtaatgtatttgCGAGACATAATCAAGCAGTACATTCTAAGGCACAATGAAATACTTGGCAAGTGAATATGGTATGAGAGGGAGGAGTCATCATATCCTTGGAATAATTgatagggggtcagcctgttttcagTTTTACAGAGGGGTTACTGTTAGTGTCTTCTTCTGGCCTGATTGAAAAATCTAGTGAACCTCATAAGAAACTAACCGGTCCATTAATCGTGTAAGACGTGAACATAGACAACATTAATAATTGGTAGTTGTGTAAACTAGAAACAAATCTTGCTCAGCATGAGCAAGTATCTGTATCAcccataaatgtaataaaaaccATAAATGTGATACTAACCATGAATGTAATAAGTACTAAGTACCTTTATAGgacatgtgtgctttgttatggttgatctATATACCGGAGTTTGAAGTGTGCGTTGTTATGATATAGCctttactgaaaattattaatataaCGGTGGTAAATATGTGAGCAAATGTGCCTAttatattgattgattattaACTCCTTGGGATTGGATGTTGGGGAATTACATGTAGTGCCCGCTTGATCACGTGATCACGTGTAACACTTATCAATTGTGACCTAATTCAAGTGAAAGAGGAGTTGTATGACAATACTATGGTAGTCCAAACTGGAAAATATTACATGCGATGTCTTTGGAGTGTGCGAATTTTCACTcatcaaaattatataaaaatggTATTTTGCCATCTGCGTTACATTGACCTTGAAAGTACCAAGTAATGTAAAGCCTTACACTGATAATATTTTCGAGAAATGAACTTAAAACCAACataaaattttaaacaaatttctgTTTTccatttaaaggtgattcaaaatgctcacattcactatcgctaatttgctagacgacatgtttgtgaaatgcattctggttttaaaacttttaggACTAATGTATGCGAGATACTATTGATGTATCATGTTAGAGAGAAAACTAAAACTAATTTGATCAACATTAATACCCAGAACATCGTGAGATACTCTGCACTCTGAAAAGTCGGTAAAAAAACCCCCATAAACACAACTATTAGAATTGCTGCTGTGCTATTAAAACAATAATGCGACTAATCAAAACCGCATATACAATCTTAAAATCTTCACTAACATTAATAACTAAACTATAGCACACCCTAGAATGTACGTATACATATACTTTCCTAATCAAAGGAACAGAGCTGAGGACACTTCCGTGAGTCTACACACTAAGGGATTTGCCAGACCTACTAGTAATGTTCTTAGCCAATACACATACTGAGATCAGCTGGATTTTCAACATCACACTCTATCAACGTAAACAATAAAAATTTAAACAATTCGTCATCACGACAAATATTGTGTTATTACAGTTTTTCAAGAACTCTTTTTAAAAGACACTTGAAACCTGTTTTATCGACCTACAGACCAAACAACACAAACATGGCTTAAACTAATAAGTGTCATCCTCCACACGTATATAACTATAAAACCCACGGATTTTGAAAACTACCGACGTGTGCAGGGATATAACTAAAGGATAATAGTTGTTAAGTCTCAGACCACTTCACTGGTCTGAAGTCAAATGAAGCTATCACAACTTAGATATAATTGTCGACATTTTATAAGTATGTATCAAAAGTGAGAATGAGACACTAAAGATATTGTTGTAATACATCAC from Glandiceps talaboti chromosome 18, keGlaTala1.1, whole genome shotgun sequence includes:
- the LOC144449771 gene encoding uncharacterized protein LOC144449771, giving the protein MISSRRFRWILGALLLMAFPELFYLHRRLVNSRYEQNVDISISSEWKNDTYGDSSTFSDLFLGDDDGGKQQADEISILSVTRDENTENFGIAPSRSHEANTVLERTQYLFPVHFWEGGPNWNYLSFRRDIAYALTHNRTLVMIPFHNHHILGWERGWRSFKNTFDVDKLRELVRLVSPQTYKEDCNASMELLIQFTLSQRNTVMRKHHREQYERTRTDFLDLWGIHLPDTSQKRRNKTELDKQIRSAENVPCLGINGPLQVNDLQIPNEDEVLRVVDMYFKPAEYIRRLALLVKKNICSGKPFVAIHWRNRTGEACEFGMVLNAADACPQTMPLLTNASDRTAEAVSQLMRRRDIYCVYVAAPPRHQAFIDRLKDKVSHVYTADDIVSLDSKVLQHLKKDNYKLSLVEQEFCAKADIFLSCGRSNWSDFVRNRRDIHGKDTSYLRDLPGIPEEIYNLI